The DNA sequence TCCGCACATCAATCTCAATAGATTGTTGTCCTCCTACTTTGGTAAAAACCCGCTCCTGTATTACTCTCAAAAGCTTGACCTGTACCTGATAGTCGAGGTTACCGATTTCATCCAAGAATATTGTTCCTCCGTTTGCTCGCTCAAAGCAACCGGTATGGTTCCTTACCGCTCCTGTAAAAGCACCTTTTTCATGTCCAAACAGCTCGCTGCTGGCCAACTCCTTGGTAAGGGCTCCACAGTCAACTGCAACAAATGGTTGGTTGCGTCTATTGGAGGCATCATGAATACTTCGTGCTAGGTATTCTTTACCACTACCAGTTTCTCCTTCTATCAGTACAGAGAGATCAGTAGGCCCTACTTTATCGACATGCTTCATCAACCTCTCCATATCCTGACTTCGCCCTTTAATGTAGTTCTTGTGAAGAGGGCTTTCTGTCTCTACATTTTTGGCAGAAGTAAGCGCACTGTTGATTGACGCCAGTATTTCATCAGGGTAAATAGGCTTGGAAACGTAGTCATTAGCTCCTTGCTTGATGGATTGTACCGCCAGCTTCACATCCGAAAAACCAGTCATGATAATACATTTCAGGTCTTCCTGAATTTTGCGGAGGTTACGGAGCAATTCAAGGCCGTCCCCATCCGGAAGTCGGAAGTCAATCATTGCCAAGTCATAGCGAGCATGTATTAACGCTTTTTGTGCTTCAATACCTGAAGAATAGGCAGCAGTCTGAAACCCTTTTTTTTGTAAAAACCGCTCCATCAGCTGGCAAATATTAATATCATCGTCAATTATCAGGATAGAGCGCGTATTCGTGTTCTGTGTTTTATTGGTCATATTGTCAACCTCCTTGAATAGGTATAGTATAAAGCTTTTGGATTCCGTAATAGGTACGGTATTATTTAAACT is a window from the Limibacter armeniacum genome containing:
- a CDS encoding sigma-54-dependent transcriptional regulator — encoded protein: MTNKTQNTNTRSILIIDDDINICQLMERFLQKKGFQTAAYSSGIEAQKALIHARYDLAMIDFRLPDGDGLELLRNLRKIQEDLKCIIMTGFSDVKLAVQSIKQGANDYVSKPIYPDEILASINSALTSAKNVETESPLHKNYIKGRSQDMERLMKHVDKVGPTDLSVLIEGETGSGKEYLARSIHDASNRRNQPFVAVDCGALTKELASSELFGHEKGAFTGAVRNHTGCFERANGGTIFLDEIGNLDYQVQVKLLRVIQERVFTKVGGQQSIEIDVRIIAATNEDLLQESHEGSFREDLYHRINEFSFHIPPLRERPDDIMHYAHFFLEQANKDVGSNVESFSEEVIRVFMAYPWPGNLRELRNVIRRATLLTEGKEIPKDVLPFEMTDSSAMASTLSDNIPGPDLKSATEHAEKIAIQNALKACDGNKSKAAELLKIDRKTLYNKLKEYDIGH